A stretch of the Clostridium botulinum genome encodes the following:
- a CDS encoding 2'-5' RNA ligase family protein, with protein sequence MKRYVIVSLINGDAQKVHEKLVHDISSKFNVRPQTLPMHITLKAPFEMEDINEVEHITEKFCNKNNIVNIDIKGIGHFRDNVIFMDVIPSKEAMQMNKNYYKELKKIKNLQWSKNEGENRKFHCTLASKNIKNKFRQIWDFVINKEENFSSIIDNITIMEYNFRDFKWDLYKKFKLK encoded by the coding sequence ATGAAGAGATATGTTATTGTTTCATTAATAAATGGAGATGCACAAAAGGTTCATGAAAAATTAGTTCATGATATAAGTAGTAAATTTAATGTAAGACCTCAGACACTTCCAATGCATATTACATTGAAAGCACCATTTGAAATGGAAGATATAAATGAAGTTGAGCACATAACAGAAAAATTTTGCAATAAAAATAATATAGTAAACATAGATATTAAAGGGATTGGACATTTTAGAGATAATGTTATTTTTATGGATGTTATTCCATCGAAAGAAGCTATGCAGATGAATAAAAATTATTATAAAGAATTAAAAAAGATAAAAAATTTACAATGGAGTAAGAATGAAGGAGAAAATAGAAAATTTCATTGTACTTTGGCTAGCAAAAATATTAAAAATAAATTTCGACAAATATGGGATTTTGTTATTAATAAGGAAGAAAATTTTTCAAGTATTATTGATAATATTACAATAATGGAGTATAATTTTAGAGACTTCAAGTGGGATTTATACAAAAAATTTAAATTAAAATAG
- a CDS encoding GNAT family N-acetyltransferase, with amino-acid sequence MKYKNIKLRREVFTSDAWKIIQWLENNLITRYLNEQQNVCKSIKDIIYRINMPILTHLFNQNGSFFMIIENDRDPIGFLRLVPKQQATEMVIVIGDKEKWGQGLGTSAIVQGLKHAFFEWRVDEVIAKINLKNERSRRVFKKVGFTKDRELQKEIQYSISIQKFLQLAS; translated from the coding sequence ATGAAATATAAAAATATTAAATTACGTAGGGAAGTTTTTACATCGGATGCATGGAAAATAATTCAGTGGTTAGAGAATAATCTTATAACAAGGTATCTAAATGAACAGCAAAATGTTTGTAAAAGCATTAAAGATATAATATACAGAATTAATATGCCTATATTAACACATTTATTTAATCAAAATGGTTCATTTTTCATGATAATAGAAAATGATAGAGATCCAATTGGTTTTTTAAGATTAGTACCAAAACAACAAGCTACAGAGATGGTAATAGTAATAGGAGATAAAGAAAAATGGGGGCAAGGCTTAGGAACTAGTGCAATAGTTCAAGGATTAAAACATGCTTTTTTTGAATGGAGAGTAGATGAAGTTATAGCAAAGATTAATTTAAAAAATGAACGATCGAGAAGAGTATTTAAAAAAGTTGGATTTACAAAAGATAGGGAGTTACAAAAAGAAATTCAATATTCAATATCAATACAGAAATTTTTACAGTTGGCTTCATAG
- a CDS encoding PTS sugar transporter subunit IIA: protein MLSEIITPEVIKLNVECNTWEEAINIGADILVQKGYVEKEYEEAILNKLKELGPYMVITPQIVVPHARPEDGVNKTSISLVTLKNSISFGNDKNDPVKLIITIASENNRDHIQFLSEIVDLLRNKEDLEKIFNAEDKSIIIDILKKYN from the coding sequence ATGTTAAGTGAAATAATAACACCCGAAGTTATAAAATTAAATGTAGAGTGTAATACTTGGGAAGAAGCTATAAATATTGGAGCGGATATACTTGTACAAAAAGGATATGTTGAAAAAGAGTATGAAGAAGCTATATTAAATAAACTAAAAGAATTGGGGCCTTATATGGTTATAACTCCGCAGATAGTAGTACCACATGCAAGACCAGAAGATGGAGTTAATAAAACATCAATAAGCCTGGTAACTTTAAAAAATTCGATAAGTTTTGGAAATGATAAAAATGATCCTGTTAAGCTTATTATTACAATAGCATCAGAAAATAATAGAGATCATATACAATTTCTATCTGAAATAGTGGACCTATTAAGAAATAAAGAAGATTTAGAAAAGATTTTTAATGCAGAAGATAAGAGCATAATAATTGATATATTAAAAAAATATAACTAG
- a CDS encoding L-lactate dehydrogenase has product MSFKIRKVAIIGTGPVGASCAFALMNQCMCEEILMIDINEDKAKGETLDLSHAIEYMPLRSKIRVGTYEECKDVDVIVITASAPLKPQQTRLDIAGVNSKICTSIVEPIMKSGFDGFFILVSNPVDVISYHTWKLSGLTKNKVIGTGTSLDTARLKTLISAELEGIDTKSIQAFAMGEHGDSQMVPWSKVTIAGESFLNLMKKNSSLAKLDLDKVVWKTTRLGWDIYETKGTTYYGIAASVVGIIKSIFHDEKKVIPVSALLDGEYGEKDVYAGIPAIIGKNGIEKVIELELTDEEKDKFKKSLDILKNCIKSIGY; this is encoded by the coding sequence ATGTCATTTAAAATAAGAAAAGTAGCTATAATTGGAACAGGTCCAGTTGGTGCAAGTTGTGCATTTGCATTAATGAACCAATGTATGTGTGAAGAAATATTAATGATTGATATAAATGAAGATAAAGCTAAAGGAGAAACTTTAGATTTAAGTCATGCAATTGAATATATGCCTTTGAGAAGTAAAATAAGAGTAGGAACATATGAGGAATGCAAGGATGTAGATGTTATAGTAATTACAGCAAGTGCACCTTTAAAACCACAACAAACAAGATTGGATATAGCAGGAGTTAATTCGAAAATATGTACTTCAATAGTAGAACCTATTATGAAGTCTGGATTTGATGGATTTTTTATATTAGTTTCAAATCCTGTTGATGTAATTTCATATCATACATGGAAGCTATCTGGGTTAACTAAAAATAAAGTTATAGGAACAGGAACTTCATTAGATACGGCAAGATTAAAAACATTGATTTCAGCAGAACTAGAAGGAATAGATACAAAATCAATACAAGCTTTTGCAATGGGTGAACATGGAGATTCTCAAATGGTTCCATGGTCTAAAGTTACAATTGCTGGAGAATCATTTTTAAACTTAATGAAAAAAAATTCTTCATTAGCAAAATTAGATTTAGATAAAGTTGTATGGAAGACAACTAGATTAGGTTGGGATATATATGAAACAAAAGGAACTACTTATTATGGTATAGCAGCATCTGTTGTTGGAATAATAAAATCTATTTTTCATGATGAAAAGAAAGTTATACCTGTATCTGCACTTTTAGATGGTGAATATGGAGAGAAAGATGTATATGCAGGAATTCCAGCTATTATAGGTAAAAATGGAATAGAAAAGGTTATAGAGCTTGAATTAACAGATGAAGAAAAAGATAAGTTTAAAAAGTCATTAGATATATTAAAAAATTGTATTAAAAGTATAGGATATTAA
- the thiT gene encoding energy-coupled thiamine transporter ThiT has protein sequence MINYIIMAINILLLLIYVLQLKKEKFTTKRMVIVSMFSGLSFILYMIPFVKYPQGGGITLFSMLPTMLLAILYGNAAGLTGGAIFGLLKLINGATVVHPAQFLLDYILSTMALGLAGSFGSDKKYKIAIGGLLGVILSVLVNIISGAVYFGQYAPKGMNVWLYSTIYNGSSAGVEGILSVVLLVILPIKRFKLNE, from the coding sequence ATGATTAATTATATTATAATGGCAATTAATATACTATTATTACTTATCTATGTATTACAATTAAAAAAAGAAAAATTTACGACTAAAAGAATGGTCATAGTATCTATGTTTAGTGGATTATCATTTATATTATATATGATCCCATTCGTTAAATACCCTCAAGGGGGAGGAATAACATTATTTTCAATGCTACCAACAATGTTATTAGCTATATTATATGGAAATGCAGCAGGACTCACAGGAGGAGCTATATTTGGTTTACTTAAACTTATAAATGGGGCAACGGTAGTACATCCGGCTCAATTTTTATTGGACTACATACTATCAACTATGGCATTAGGACTAGCTGGTTCATTTGGAAGTGATAAAAAGTATAAAATAGCTATAGGTGGATTATTAGGTGTTATATTGAGTGTTTTAGTTAATATAATTTCAGGAGCAGTTTATTTTGGGCAATATGCACCAAAGGGAATGAATGTTTGGTTATATTCTACTATTTATAATGGATCCAGTGCTGGAGTTGAAGGAATATTAAGTGTTGTTTTATTAGTTATATTACCTATAAAAAGATTTAAATTAAATGAATAA